One region of Rhodocaloribacter litoris genomic DNA includes:
- the ppc gene encoding phosphoenolpyruvate carboxylase, translated as MPAPNPWRPDDGVVWISESLHEVVDLLGTELGQAVENQYGPALLDDIEVLHRLCRRATNEDDPAPRAEAEARIAALDLDRIVELLRSYTAFFHLLNQAEQQEIIRINRERARQATPEHPRADAIDEALFHLRTRGLPAEEALAVLGRLDIQPTMTAHPTEARRRSILYKQQSLATLLTQRRRQCETTPVEAEQARLDVHNQIALLLATDEVRAERVSVENEVEHGLYFLSNTIWETVPRIYADVRRAFEQYYGITPELPAFLRFRSWIGSDRDGNPNVTPEVTRWTVRRLRQVALRLHYEALRHLRRELSLSERQIRIPEALTASLAEDAAEITLDPAWARQFQYEPYRLKISYMMTRVATLLEAARTGEETPAPPVYDSTRYLQDLLLLRRCLEATGFGELARDGQLGRLLARTRTFGFHMAALDIRQHSRVHEEAVAALLRIAGVTGDYAALTEAERLELLTRELHNPRPLRPHGAPLPETARMVIETFEVAREMAAQEPAALGSLIVSMTHAVSDLLEVMLLAKEVGLWRLEGDTVTCPLDIVPLFETIEDLETAHLFMETLFEHPVYRKHLAARGHFQEIMLGYSDSNKDGGFWMANWALHKAQERLGRVCRDYGVDFRLFHGRGGTVGRGGGRANRAILAMPPVSHNGRIRFTEQGEVISFRYALPEIAHRHLEQIVNAMLLATVPGGPREAPATAEDTRRPASRVTSDAPEARLMEELADRAMQAYRDLIHDEQLWTWYTRITPIAQISRLPIASRPVSRKSADEVDFEGLRAIPWVFAWTQTRYIVPGWYGLGRALAEALDAGSAPLDILRRMYREWPFFRAVIDNAQLEMARARLEIARHYARLADDIHKPFHDIIATDFHRARTAVLQITGQAELLDISRAVQQSIVLRNPYTDVLNLLQIELMKRERAARPAEREALRQALFLSINGIAAAMQSTG; from the coding sequence ATGCCTGCACCGAATCCCTGGCGTCCGGATGACGGCGTCGTCTGGATCTCCGAGTCCCTGCACGAAGTGGTGGACCTGCTCGGCACCGAGCTCGGGCAGGCCGTCGAAAACCAGTACGGCCCGGCATTGCTCGACGACATCGAGGTGCTGCACCGCCTGTGCCGCCGTGCCACGAACGAGGACGACCCGGCCCCCCGTGCCGAGGCCGAGGCCCGCATTGCCGCCCTGGACCTGGACCGGATCGTCGAGCTCCTGCGTTCCTACACCGCCTTCTTTCACCTGCTCAACCAGGCCGAACAGCAGGAAATCATCCGCATCAACCGGGAACGGGCACGGCAGGCCACCCCGGAACACCCCCGTGCCGACGCCATCGACGAGGCCCTCTTCCATCTTCGCACGCGGGGCCTCCCGGCGGAGGAGGCGCTGGCGGTACTCGGCCGCCTCGACATCCAGCCCACGATGACGGCCCATCCCACCGAGGCGCGGCGCCGGAGCATCCTGTACAAACAGCAAAGCCTGGCCACCCTGCTCACGCAGCGTCGCCGCCAGTGCGAGACGACGCCCGTCGAAGCCGAACAGGCCCGCCTCGACGTCCACAACCAGATCGCCCTCCTGCTGGCTACCGACGAGGTCCGTGCCGAGCGCGTCAGCGTCGAGAACGAGGTGGAACATGGCCTCTACTTTCTGAGCAACACGATCTGGGAGACGGTGCCCCGGATCTATGCCGACGTGCGCCGGGCCTTCGAACAGTACTACGGTATCACCCCCGAGCTACCCGCCTTCCTCCGCTTCCGCTCCTGGATCGGCAGCGACCGGGACGGCAACCCGAACGTCACGCCCGAGGTGACGCGATGGACCGTCCGGCGGCTGCGACAGGTGGCGCTCCGGCTCCACTACGAGGCGCTGCGCCACCTGCGCCGCGAGCTCAGCCTTTCCGAGCGACAGATCCGCATCCCCGAGGCCCTGACCGCCTCACTCGCCGAAGACGCCGCCGAGATCACGCTCGACCCGGCCTGGGCACGGCAGTTTCAGTACGAGCCGTACCGCCTCAAAATCAGCTACATGATGACACGGGTGGCGACCCTGCTCGAGGCCGCACGCACCGGCGAGGAAACACCGGCCCCGCCCGTCTACGACAGCACCCGCTATCTCCAGGACCTGCTGCTGCTCCGGCGCTGTCTCGAAGCCACCGGCTTCGGCGAACTGGCGCGGGACGGCCAGCTCGGCCGGTTGCTGGCCCGAACCCGCACCTTCGGCTTCCACATGGCCGCCCTCGACATCCGGCAGCACAGCCGGGTGCACGAGGAAGCGGTGGCGGCCCTGCTCCGCATCGCCGGCGTGACCGGGGACTACGCCGCCCTCACCGAGGCGGAGCGGCTCGAACTGCTCACCCGGGAACTGCACAACCCCCGTCCCCTGCGCCCCCACGGCGCCCCCCTGCCCGAAACGGCCCGGATGGTCATCGAAACGTTCGAGGTCGCCCGCGAGATGGCCGCGCAGGAACCGGCCGCCCTCGGCAGCCTCATCGTCAGCATGACCCACGCCGTGAGCGACCTGCTGGAGGTCATGCTCCTGGCCAAAGAGGTCGGCCTCTGGCGTCTGGAAGGCGACACCGTCACCTGCCCGCTCGACATCGTCCCCCTCTTCGAAACCATCGAAGACCTGGAGACGGCCCACCTGTTCATGGAAACCCTCTTCGAGCATCCCGTCTACCGGAAGCACCTGGCCGCCCGCGGTCACTTCCAGGAGATCATGCTCGGCTACTCGGACTCGAACAAGGACGGCGGCTTCTGGATGGCCAACTGGGCACTGCACAAGGCGCAGGAACGCCTGGGACGCGTCTGCCGGGATTACGGGGTCGACTTCCGGCTCTTCCACGGGCGCGGCGGCACCGTCGGGCGGGGTGGCGGGCGGGCCAACCGGGCCATCCTGGCCATGCCCCCCGTCTCGCACAACGGCCGCATCCGCTTCACGGAGCAGGGCGAGGTCATCTCCTTCCGCTACGCCCTCCCCGAGATCGCCCATCGCCACCTGGAGCAGATCGTCAACGCGATGCTGCTGGCCACGGTCCCCGGCGGGCCGCGGGAAGCACCGGCCACGGCGGAAGACACCCGACGCCCGGCTTCCCGCGTCACCTCCGACGCCCCGGAAGCACGGCTCATGGAAGAACTGGCCGACCGCGCCATGCAGGCCTACCGCGACCTCATCCACGACGAACAGCTCTGGACCTGGTACACCCGCATCACCCCCATCGCCCAGATCAGCCGCCTGCCCATCGCCTCCCGGCCCGTCTCCCGCAAATCCGCCGACGAGGTCGACTTCGAGGGACTGCGCGCCATCCCCTGGGTCTTCGCCTGGACGCAGACGCGCTACATCGTCCCCGGATGGTATGGCCTGGGACGTGCCCTGGCCGAAGCCCTCGACGCCGGAAGCGCCCCCCTCGACATCCTCCGCCGCATGTACCGGGAATGGCCCTTCTTCCGCGCCGTCATCGACAACGCCCAGCTGGAGATGGCCCGGGCCCGCCTGGAGATCGCCCGCCACTACGCCCGCCTGGCCGACGACATCCACAAACCCTTCCACGACATCATCGCCACCGACTTCCACCGTGCCCGCACGGCCGTGCTCCAGATCACCGGCCAGGCGGAACTGCTCGACATCAGCCGCGCCGTGCAGCAGTCCATCGTCCTGCGCAACCCGTATACGGACGTGCTCAACCTGTTGCAGATCGAACTGATGAAGCGTGAGCGGGCCGCCCGCCCCGCAGAACGTGAGGCACTCCGGCAGGCCCTCTTCCTGAGCATCAACGGCATCGCCGCCGCCATGCAAAGCACCGGCTGA
- the pyrF gene encoding orotidine-5'-phosphate decarboxylase → MTATFTERLLQIQARKKSVLCVGLDPDPARMPPHLFAGATPAAAVVAFNTALIEATAAVACAYKLNLAFYEALGAEGWRALEATCRQLPDDVLVIADGKRGDIGNSARFYARSVFEQLGCDACTVTPYMGHDAVQPFLAYPGKAAFVLARTSNPGAADFQERDCRGEPLYLYVARQVAAWAAEAPGDGGLVAGATSAAALRTLREACPDLPLLIPGVGAQGGDARAVMQAAGRGPVLINSSRQILYAAGGTDFAEAAAREAERLRQTLEEARGRA, encoded by the coding sequence GTGACCGCCACGTTCACCGAACGCCTGCTTCAGATTCAGGCCCGCAAAAAGTCGGTCCTCTGCGTGGGGCTCGACCCCGACCCGGCGCGCATGCCGCCCCACCTGTTCGCCGGCGCGACCCCTGCCGCGGCCGTCGTCGCCTTCAACACCGCTCTCATCGAGGCCACGGCCGCCGTGGCGTGTGCCTACAAGCTCAACCTCGCCTTCTACGAGGCCCTCGGAGCCGAAGGCTGGCGCGCCCTGGAAGCCACGTGCCGCCAGCTTCCGGACGACGTGCTCGTCATTGCCGACGGCAAACGGGGAGACATCGGCAATTCGGCGCGCTTCTATGCCCGGTCGGTCTTCGAGCAACTGGGCTGCGACGCCTGCACCGTGACGCCCTACATGGGCCACGACGCCGTGCAGCCCTTCCTGGCCTATCCGGGCAAAGCCGCCTTCGTGCTCGCCCGCACCTCGAACCCCGGCGCAGCGGACTTCCAGGAGCGCGACTGCCGGGGCGAGCCGCTTTACCTGTACGTGGCCCGGCAGGTGGCCGCCTGGGCCGCCGAAGCCCCCGGCGACGGTGGGCTCGTCGCCGGCGCCACCAGCGCGGCGGCCCTGCGCACCCTTCGCGAGGCCTGCCCGGACCTGCCGCTGCTCATCCCCGGCGTAGGTGCCCAGGGCGGCGATGCCCGCGCGGTGATGCAGGCGGCCGGCCGCGGCCCCGTTCTGATCAACAGCAGCCGGCAGATCCTCTACGCCGCCGGCGGCACGGACTTCGCCGAAGCCGCCGCCCGCGAAGCCGAACGCCTCCGGCAAACCCTCGAAGAGGCCCGGGGGCGAGCATGA
- a CDS encoding cation diffusion facilitator family transporter, with protein sequence MGHTHHHHHHVHDTPPGGGQRLGWSIALNLLITVAEVIGGIVSGSLALLSDALHNFSDTASLGVAYGARRLSGRAANQRKTFGYRRAEILGAFVNLITLVLIALFLIQEAVRRMLDPQPVDGPVMLAVAVIGLGANVATALLLHRDARHSLNVKSAYLHILTDAVSSVGVVLGGVLILWLDVYLVDPILTLLISVYILYHSYHLLRRTTDILMEGAPPRLDLDEVIRAVQAIDGVLDMHHLHVWQLDENHPALEAHIVIEKEDLARMETIKQRIKDLLQERFGIGHSTLEFEFVPCGQDPAPPCFEKATAR encoded by the coding sequence ATGGGTCATACACATCACCACCACCACCACGTGCACGACACGCCGCCGGGCGGAGGACAGCGGCTCGGCTGGTCCATTGCCCTGAACCTGCTCATCACAGTGGCGGAGGTCATCGGGGGCATCGTCTCGGGCAGCCTGGCCCTGCTCTCGGACGCCCTGCACAACTTCAGCGATACGGCCTCGCTGGGCGTAGCCTACGGGGCACGACGCCTGTCCGGGCGGGCCGCCAACCAGCGCAAGACGTTCGGGTACCGGCGGGCCGAGATTCTCGGTGCCTTCGTCAACCTGATCACGCTGGTGCTCATCGCCCTTTTTCTGATCCAGGAAGCCGTGCGCCGGATGCTCGACCCGCAGCCCGTCGACGGGCCGGTGATGCTCGCGGTGGCGGTAATCGGGCTGGGGGCCAACGTGGCCACGGCGCTGCTGCTCCACCGCGACGCCCGGCACAGCCTCAACGTCAAGAGCGCCTACCTGCACATCCTCACCGACGCCGTCTCGTCGGTCGGGGTCGTCCTCGGCGGCGTGCTGATCCTCTGGCTCGACGTCTACCTGGTCGACCCCATCCTGACGCTGCTCATCTCGGTGTACATCCTCTATCACAGCTACCACCTGCTGCGTCGCACCACCGACATCCTGATGGAGGGAGCCCCGCCCCGCCTCGACCTCGACGAGGTCATCCGCGCCGTGCAGGCCATCGACGGTGTGCTGGACATGCACCACCTGCACGTGTGGCAACTGGACGAAAACCACCCGGCCCTCGAAGCCCACATCGTCATCGAAAAGGAGGACCTGGCACGGATGGAAACCATCAAGCAACGCATCAAGGACCTGCTGCAAGAGCGCTTCGGCATCGGCCACTCGACGCTGGAGTTCGAGTTCGTACCCTGTGGCCAGGATCCGGCCCCCCCGTGCTTCGAGAAAGCAACGGCCCGATGA
- a CDS encoding outer membrane beta-barrel protein gives MNTSTVLRRVPAALFLWLGLIVPAAAQPAVRFYGHAGSASPVGPNSFVDFWETGLQAGAGVGFRVFGQAEAVIGVDYRRFPLEKDEFLADAGVLGLDLRLDGGGLAVLSGTFRLKANLEASDRFAPYVAAGFGLYRRTLDRLTVSAAGEHLTLPGESETTLGLEGAVGVGVILSSRLQVFAEPAFTFLATSFEKPAFNRDIDRTEDNNMRFLMVRLGVVLGR, from the coding sequence ATGAACACATCGACGGTCTTGCGACGTGTGCCGGCCGCCCTGTTCCTGTGGCTTGGTCTTATCGTGCCGGCGGCGGCCCAGCCGGCCGTTCGGTTTTACGGGCATGCCGGATCGGCATCGCCCGTCGGGCCGAACAGCTTTGTAGATTTCTGGGAAACCGGTTTGCAGGCCGGGGCCGGTGTCGGTTTCCGGGTTTTCGGGCAGGCAGAAGCCGTCATCGGGGTGGACTACCGGCGGTTTCCACTCGAAAAGGACGAGTTTCTGGCCGATGCCGGTGTACTGGGCCTGGATCTCCGTCTCGACGGCGGGGGCCTGGCCGTGCTGTCGGGCACCTTCCGCCTGAAAGCCAATCTGGAGGCGAGCGACCGGTTCGCTCCCTACGTTGCCGCCGGTTTCGGGCTTTACCGGCGCACGCTCGACCGTCTCACGGTTTCCGCTGCCGGCGAGCACCTGACGCTCCCGGGGGAATCCGAAACCACCCTGGGCCTGGAGGGGGCTGTCGGGGTCGGGGTCATCCTTTCATCCCGCCTGCAGGTGTTTGCCGAACCGGCTTTCACGTTTCTTGCGACTTCTTTCGAGAAACCCGCTTTCAACCGGGATATCGACCGCACCGAGGACAACAACATGCGCTTTCTGATGGTGCGGCTCGGGGTGGTGCTGGGCCGCTGA
- a CDS encoding deoxynucleoside kinase has product MEPEITPGPQAPAPPVTPHEDLRYLVIEGVIGAGKTTLARLLAERFNARLVLEAFDENPFLARFYEDRRRWAFHTQLSFLASRFRQQQNLLKRDLFQQLVISDYSFDKDRIFAHLNLEGDERRLYDTLFTLMQPVVPTPDLVVYLQCTTERLLQNIARRGRPYEKDMDPDYIDTLNRAYNHYFYHYTKSPLLIIHASHIDFVRNPDELEELVRQIMTIKHPGTTYFNPTPSGSLHL; this is encoded by the coding sequence ATGGAACCCGAGATCACCCCCGGTCCACAGGCTCCTGCACCGCCGGTGACACCCCACGAGGACCTGCGCTACCTCGTCATCGAAGGGGTCATCGGGGCCGGTAAGACCACGCTGGCCCGCCTGCTCGCCGAACGCTTCAACGCCCGGCTCGTCCTCGAAGCCTTCGACGAAAACCCGTTCCTCGCCCGCTTCTACGAAGACCGCCGCCGCTGGGCCTTTCACACCCAGCTCAGCTTCCTGGCCAGCCGCTTCCGCCAGCAGCAGAACCTGCTCAAGCGCGACCTCTTCCAGCAACTCGTCATCAGCGACTACAGCTTCGACAAGGACCGCATCTTCGCCCACCTCAACCTCGAAGGCGACGAGCGACGGCTCTACGACACCCTCTTCACCCTGATGCAGCCCGTCGTCCCGACGCCGGACCTGGTCGTCTACCTCCAGTGCACGACCGAGCGCCTCCTGCAGAACATCGCCCGGCGCGGCCGCCCCTATGAAAAAGACATGGACCCCGACTATATCGACACCCTCAACCGGGCCTACAACCACTACTTCTACCATTACACCAAAAGCCCGCTGCTGATCATCCATGCCTCCCACATCGATTTCGTCAGGAATCCGGACGAACTGGAGGAACTTGTCCGGCAGATCATGACGATAAAACATCCCGGTACGACCTACTTCAACCCGACGCCCTCCGGCTCGCTTCACCTGTAA
- the folK gene encoding 2-amino-4-hydroxy-6-hydroxymethyldihydropteridine diphosphokinase, with protein sequence MHPQPMPVDAYVALGANLGDRLQQLRTAVARLDADAGIRVVAASPLYEGPAHTLTPGEKQPPYLNAVVHLRTRHLPEALLDVLLALEHRAGRDRRAGRWAPRPLDLDLLVYDALTCSTPTLTLPHPRLGNRRFVLRPLADLAPNLYVPPPYDTTVRILLDRCPDPTPLVRLPQPLWTGELPPP encoded by the coding sequence ATGCACCCGCAACCGATGCCGGTCGATGCCTACGTGGCGCTGGGAGCCAACCTGGGCGACCGCCTGCAGCAGCTACGCACGGCCGTGGCCCGGCTCGACGCCGACGCGGGCATCCGCGTCGTGGCGGCCTCGCCCCTCTACGAGGGCCCGGCCCACACCCTCACCCCCGGCGAGAAACAACCGCCCTACCTCAACGCCGTCGTCCACCTGCGGACGCGGCACCTGCCCGAGGCCCTGCTGGACGTCCTGCTGGCGCTCGAACACCGGGCGGGCCGGGATCGCCGGGCAGGCCGCTGGGCCCCCCGCCCCCTCGACCTGGACCTGCTCGTCTACGACGCCCTCACCTGCTCAACCCCCACCCTCACCCTGCCGCATCCCCGCCTGGGCAACCGCCGCTTCGTCCTCCGGCCCCTGGCCGACCTCGCCCCGAACCTGTACGTTCCCCCGCCGTATGATACGACGGTCCGGATCCTGCTCGACCGTTGCCCGGACCCGACCCCGCTCGTCCGCCTCCCCCAGCCCCTTTGGACGGGCGAGCTTCCGCCTCCCTGA
- a CDS encoding nitroreductase family protein — translation MHEPVFVPLREFPSYSEAEMLQRATAFYEAMQRRRTVRQFSDRPVPRAVIEACLRAAATAPSGANRQPWHFVVVSDPELKREIRAAAEEEERAFYRERAPRAWLEALAPLGTDEHKPFLETAPYLIAVFAERYRVSPDGSKEKNYYVQESVGIAVGMLITGLHLAGLATLTHTPSPMRFLNELLKRPENEHPFLLLVVGYPADDAVVPGIARKALEEVTTFR, via the coding sequence ATGCATGAACCTGTCTTCGTTCCCCTGAGGGAATTTCCGTCGTACTCCGAGGCCGAGATGCTCCAGCGGGCGACGGCGTTTTACGAGGCGATGCAGCGGCGGCGCACCGTGCGGCAGTTTTCGGACCGGCCCGTGCCGCGCGCAGTCATCGAGGCGTGCCTGCGGGCGGCGGCTACAGCGCCGAGCGGGGCCAACCGGCAACCTTGGCACTTCGTCGTCGTCTCGGATCCGGAACTCAAGCGCGAGATCCGCGCGGCGGCCGAGGAGGAAGAACGGGCCTTCTACCGGGAACGCGCGCCCAGGGCCTGGCTGGAAGCGCTGGCCCCGCTCGGCACCGACGAGCACAAGCCTTTCCTCGAAACGGCCCCGTACCTCATCGCGGTCTTTGCCGAGCGCTACCGGGTATCGCCGGACGGCTCGAAAGAGAAGAACTACTACGTGCAGGAATCGGTCGGTATTGCCGTGGGGATGCTCATCACGGGGTTGCATCTGGCCGGGCTGGCGACCCTCACGCATACGCCGAGCCCGATGCGCTTTCTCAATGAGCTCCTGAAACGACCCGAGAACGAACACCCGTTTCTCCTGCTCGTGGTCGGCTATCCGGCGGACGATGCCGTGGTGCCCGGCATTGCGCGGAAGGCGCTGGAGGAGGTCACGACGTTTCGATGA
- a CDS encoding PH domain-containing protein, translating to MERKEPVFPSKVDRWLIAVLVLSYGLGMAACLAALASESGTGDRVLAAGALLVLLATLSLIVPCRYRLAADALLIRSGVIRYRVPYDAIVRVRPTRNPLASPALSLDRLRIDYRAGNRRRFVLISPRHRQSFLHELATRVPGLTLDDRGHLTRHDALIETS from the coding sequence ATGGAAAGAAAGGAACCGGTTTTTCCCTCGAAGGTGGACCGCTGGCTGATCGCGGTCCTGGTGCTTTCCTACGGGCTGGGCATGGCCGCGTGCCTGGCGGCGCTTGCCAGCGAGAGCGGCACCGGAGACCGGGTCCTGGCGGCCGGCGCCCTGCTGGTGCTCCTGGCCACCCTCTCGCTCATCGTCCCCTGCCGCTACCGGCTGGCCGCCGACGCCCTCCTGATCCGCAGCGGGGTGATCCGCTACCGGGTGCCTTACGACGCCATCGTACGGGTACGGCCCACGAGAAACCCGCTGGCGAGCCCGGCGCTCTCGCTCGACCGTCTCCGCATCGACTACCGGGCCGGCAACCGTCGCCGCTTCGTCCTGATCTCGCCCCGCCACCGGCAAAGCTTTCTGCACGAGCTGGCCACCCGCGTGCCCGGCCTCACCCTCGACGACCGCGGCCACCTCACCCGCCACGACGCCCTCATCGAAACGTCGTGA
- a CDS encoding glycosyltransferase yields the protein MLVVAYYFPPMGLSGVQRVAKFVKYLPEHGWRPTVLTAAPGGYFAYDASLLADVEAAGTEVVRTASWDPTRLFGRGRTVALPAERARRWWAGLSQFAFIPDNKVGWWPHAGRAGRRLLRAGTFDAIFSSAPPYTAHLVAVHLARWSGLPLITDFRDDWVGNPRHVYPTPLHRALHRRLEHRVLRASRHATTINTYIRDALLARNTRPGFTPSVTVLPQGFDPADFDVPPVPRDGTRMRLVYSGIFYDAQTPDAFLQALALLLARRPGVRPHVEAVFVGLVPGASRALATALGLDDLVHYTGYLPHREAVRHLRAADVLWMTVGRRPGAEGISTSKLYEYFGAQKPILALVPEGAVREALAPYGAAVVTGPDDVEAVADALEGLYERWRAGSLPAPDRAYVRRFDRRRLAGELAALLGGAG from the coding sequence GTGCTCGTGGTTGCATACTATTTCCCTCCGATGGGGCTCAGCGGAGTGCAGCGGGTGGCGAAGTTCGTCAAGTACCTGCCGGAGCACGGCTGGCGGCCCACCGTGCTCACGGCGGCGCCGGGCGGCTATTTTGCCTATGATGCGTCGCTGCTGGCGGACGTCGAAGCGGCGGGCACTGAGGTCGTGCGCACCGCGTCCTGGGATCCGACCCGGCTTTTCGGAAGGGGCCGGACGGTGGCGTTGCCGGCGGAACGGGCACGGCGGTGGTGGGCCGGGCTGAGCCAGTTTGCCTTCATACCAGACAACAAGGTGGGGTGGTGGCCGCACGCCGGACGGGCGGGGCGCCGGCTGCTCCGGGCCGGCACGTTCGACGCGATCTTCTCCTCGGCCCCGCCGTACACGGCCCACCTGGTCGCCGTGCACCTGGCCCGGTGGAGCGGGCTGCCGCTCATCACCGACTTTCGGGACGACTGGGTGGGCAACCCGCGCCACGTCTACCCGACCCCCCTGCACCGGGCCCTGCACCGCCGCCTCGAACACCGGGTGCTCCGGGCGAGCCGTCACGCGACCACGATCAACACGTACATCCGTGATGCCCTCCTGGCCCGGAACACCCGACCCGGCTTCACCCCGTCCGTTACCGTGCTGCCGCAGGGCTTCGACCCTGCGGATTTCGACGTGCCCCCCGTGCCCCGGGACGGCACGCGGATGCGGCTCGTCTACAGCGGCATCTTCTACGACGCGCAGACTCCCGACGCCTTCCTGCAGGCGCTGGCGCTGCTGCTGGCTCGCCGGCCCGGGGTGCGCCCGCACGTCGAGGCCGTCTTCGTCGGGCTGGTGCCCGGGGCTTCCCGGGCTCTTGCGACCGCGCTGGGGCTGGATGACCTGGTGCACTATACGGGCTATCTGCCGCACCGGGAGGCTGTGCGCCACCTCCGGGCGGCCGATGTGCTGTGGATGACGGTGGGGCGCCGCCCCGGCGCCGAAGGCATCTCGACGAGCAAGCTCTACGAGTATTTCGGCGCGCAGAAGCCCATCCTGGCGCTCGTGCCCGAAGGGGCCGTCCGGGAAGCGCTGGCGCCCTACGGGGCCGCCGTCGTCACCGGGCCGGACGACGTGGAGGCCGTCGCCGATGCGCTCGAAGGGCTGTACGAACGCTGGCGGGCCGGTTCGCTGCCCGCGCCGGATCGGGCCTACGTGCGTCGCTTCGACCGTCGCCGCCTGGCCGGTGAGCTGGCCGCCCTGCTCGGGGGCGCGGGCTGA